One genomic region from Glaciimonas sp. PAMC28666 encodes:
- a CDS encoding HlyC/CorC family transporter, which produces MDAVPLWVQFLALGFLILLSAFFAMSETALMAANKHRLRHLSKRGSKAAITTMWLLDRTDKLLSLILIINTLVNALATALVTAIAINTFGNHQKVITIATAGVAFLLIVFGEITPKVIGATYPERIALFTSFILKPLMALVKPIIWFVNLFVSGILKVLRIKTGKSAQDLRVSPEELRSIVLEGGNFMPQKHKSILLNLFDLEKISVEDVMTPRAQVEALNLSVSVEEIQRQLTTCYHNKLPVYEGEINQIVGILHVRKAMALLNQEDDLTVEHFRALLTAPYFVPEGTDVFTQLQYFQENHERLGIVVDEYGEVHGLVTLEDIIEEMIGEFTTSKPGAARADSFGWDDKGECRLEGVTSLRDINKRLGLNFPIDGPKTLNGLVLEWLQDIPENTVCVKISGCVIEITQVQNQAIKIAKLIRPTNHHPSK; this is translated from the coding sequence TTGGATGCCGTTCCCTTATGGGTGCAATTTCTTGCACTCGGATTTCTGATTTTATTGTCGGCTTTTTTCGCAATGTCGGAAACAGCGTTAATGGCTGCCAACAAACATCGCCTGCGTCATCTTTCCAAACGCGGAAGCAAAGCAGCGATTACAACGATGTGGTTACTAGACCGTACCGATAAGTTACTCTCCCTCATTCTTATCATTAACACCTTGGTCAATGCGCTAGCCACGGCGCTGGTGACCGCTATTGCTATTAATACGTTCGGCAATCACCAAAAGGTCATCACCATTGCTACTGCCGGCGTGGCGTTCCTGTTAATTGTGTTTGGCGAAATCACCCCGAAAGTGATCGGCGCAACCTATCCCGAGCGGATCGCACTATTTACCAGTTTTATACTAAAACCATTGATGGCGCTGGTAAAACCCATCATATGGTTCGTCAACTTATTTGTATCGGGGATACTCAAAGTATTACGGATCAAGACCGGCAAGAGTGCTCAGGATCTCCGCGTATCGCCCGAAGAATTACGTTCCATCGTTCTGGAAGGCGGCAATTTCATGCCGCAGAAACACAAAAGTATTCTCCTGAATTTGTTCGATCTTGAAAAGATCTCAGTTGAAGATGTGATGACACCCAGGGCTCAGGTCGAGGCTTTGAATCTATCCGTATCGGTAGAAGAAATCCAACGTCAGTTGACCACCTGTTATCACAACAAACTCCCGGTATACGAAGGCGAAATCAATCAGATTGTTGGTATTTTGCACGTGCGCAAAGCGATGGCCCTACTCAATCAGGAAGATGACCTGACAGTTGAGCATTTCCGCGCTTTGCTGACTGCGCCGTATTTCGTGCCGGAAGGCACTGACGTCTTTACACAGTTACAATATTTTCAAGAGAACCACGAACGACTCGGCATCGTTGTCGACGAGTACGGCGAGGTGCATGGACTCGTCACCTTGGAAGATATTATCGAAGAGATGATCGGTGAATTCACCACATCGAAACCAGGCGCAGCGCGCGCCGATAGTTTTGGTTGGGATGACAAAGGCGAATGTCGTTTGGAAGGCGTCACATCGTTGCGCGATATTAACAAGCGTCTCGGCTTAAATTTCCCGATTGACGGACCGAAAACGCTGAACGGCCTCGTACTTGAATGGCTACAGGATATTCCCGAAAATACCGTCTGCGTCAAAATCTCCGGTTGTGTAATTGAAATCACCCAAGTACAAAACCAGGCAATCAAGATCGCTAAATTGATTCGTCCAACCAATCACCACCCCAGCAAGTAA
- the pilB gene encoding type IV-A pilus assembly ATPase PilB, giving the protein MAAVLPNLNLNGSISGLARALVQAGRLSSDQVDGLHKTVINDRTRFIDALLASGHLGASDLAQFCAETFGYPLLDLDALNLTLLPAKAIDSKLMESQSVLALAKRGNKIYVAISDPTNTQALDQIKFQTELMVEPVIVEHPALLKEIQKHTKSSEQSLNDMIGESQDIDFVEEDTPSTTDSGPSDIDDAPVVRFLHKILNDAINQGASDLHFEPFEKFYRIRFRVDGVLRDMAQPPLSIKEKLASRIKVLSKLDISEKRVPQDGRMRLVISKTRAIDFRVSTLPTLFGEKIVMRILDASQAQMGIDALGYDPEQKAILMEAIQRPYGMVLVTGPTGSGKTVSLYTCLNILNQPSINISTAEDPVEINLPGVNQVSINDRTGLTFPVALKAFLRQDPDIIMVGEIRDLETADISIKAAQTGHMVFSTLHTNDAPSTLTRLMNMGVAPFNIASSVILITAQRLARRLCSCKQSVTVPEEALIEAGYTDDDLDGTWTPFKPLGCERCNGTGYKGRVGIYQIMPITEALERIILTHGTALEIEAQAKLEGVNTLRQSGLIKVKQGMTSLEEVLSCTNI; this is encoded by the coding sequence ATGGCTGCAGTTCTTCCCAATCTTAACTTGAACGGTTCAATATCAGGATTGGCTCGCGCATTGGTGCAGGCCGGACGGTTATCCAGCGATCAGGTCGATGGTTTACATAAAACGGTAATCAACGACCGTACGCGTTTTATTGATGCGCTGCTGGCAAGCGGACACCTGGGTGCTTCCGACCTTGCGCAGTTTTGCGCAGAAACGTTTGGCTATCCCCTCCTCGATCTCGACGCACTGAATTTGACTCTGCTTCCAGCAAAAGCCATCGACAGCAAGCTAATGGAAAGTCAGTCAGTATTGGCGCTGGCAAAACGCGGCAATAAGATTTATGTTGCGATTTCAGACCCTACCAATACGCAGGCACTCGATCAAATCAAGTTCCAGACGGAGTTAATGGTCGAGCCAGTTATCGTCGAACATCCCGCTCTGTTAAAAGAGATTCAGAAACACACGAAAAGCTCGGAGCAAAGCCTCAACGACATGATCGGCGAATCGCAAGATATCGATTTCGTCGAAGAAGATACTCCATCGACAACGGACTCCGGCCCCAGCGATATCGACGACGCACCGGTGGTGCGGTTTTTGCACAAGATATTAAACGACGCCATCAATCAAGGGGCGTCGGATCTCCATTTCGAACCGTTTGAAAAATTCTACCGCATCCGTTTTCGTGTCGATGGGGTGCTACGCGATATGGCCCAGCCACCATTATCGATCAAAGAAAAACTCGCTTCGCGCATCAAGGTTTTATCAAAACTCGATATCTCCGAAAAACGCGTGCCACAAGATGGTCGGATGCGACTGGTTATTTCCAAAACGCGTGCCATCGATTTTCGCGTCAGCACTTTGCCGACCTTATTCGGTGAAAAAATCGTCATGCGGATTCTGGATGCCAGCCAGGCCCAGATGGGTATCGACGCGCTCGGTTATGATCCCGAGCAAAAAGCCATTCTGATGGAAGCAATCCAGCGACCGTACGGCATGGTGTTGGTTACCGGCCCAACTGGATCGGGTAAAACCGTATCGCTATATACTTGCCTGAACATTCTGAATCAGCCCAGCATTAACATATCGACAGCGGAAGATCCTGTTGAAATAAACTTGCCCGGAGTCAACCAGGTCAGCATCAACGACCGTACCGGCCTGACATTTCCGGTGGCCCTGAAGGCATTTTTACGGCAAGATCCAGATATCATCATGGTCGGAGAAATTCGCGATCTGGAAACTGCGGATATCTCCATCAAAGCCGCACAAACCGGACATATGGTCTTTTCCACGTTGCACACCAACGATGCGCCATCGACCCTGACCCGGCTGATGAACATGGGCGTAGCGCCATTCAACATCGCTTCATCCGTCATCCTGATCACCGCTCAGCGTCTGGCGCGTCGGCTTTGTAGTTGCAAGCAATCGGTTACCGTCCCAGAGGAGGCGCTGATCGAAGCGGGCTACACAGACGACGATCTCGATGGCACCTGGACACCCTTTAAACCGCTGGGCTGCGAACGCTGCAACGGTACTGGCTACAAAGGCCGCGTCGGCATTTATCAAATCATGCCGATTACTGAAGCATTAGAGCGCATCATTCTAACGCATGGCACTGCCCTGGAAATCGAAGCACAGGCCAAGCTCGAAGGCGTCAACACATTACGCCAGTCCGGGCTGATCAAGGTCAAGCAAGGGATGACCAGCCTCGAAGAAGTACTCAGTTGTACCAATATTTAG
- a CDS encoding A24 family peptidase gives MNEFLQNNAFRGVLFAPAGSLVPTVFAIICGLLIGSFLNVVIHRLPKMMQRESDNYVAQENGQELPHTDRYNLTLPRSACPQCHHQLGALENIPVISYLALGGKCSSCKTPISKRYPIVELLTGILSGLLIWKFGSSWTGLATLLFVYFLVAMTFIDADTQLLPDDLTLSLLWAGLLINISGTFVPLTEAVIGAAAGYLVLWSIYWLFKLTTGKEGMGYGDFKLLAALGAWLGWKMLPVVILFSSLVGALVGIALILFSRRGRDNPIPFGPYLAGAGLLALLYGRPILEAYFGFVI, from the coding sequence ATGAATGAGTTTTTACAGAATAACGCGTTCCGTGGTGTCTTATTTGCACCCGCAGGAAGTCTTGTTCCAACAGTGTTTGCGATTATTTGTGGATTGCTGATCGGCAGCTTTTTGAACGTCGTGATACATCGCTTGCCAAAAATGATGCAACGAGAATCCGACAATTACGTTGCTCAGGAAAATGGCCAGGAGTTGCCACACACGGACCGGTATAACCTGACCTTGCCTCGCTCGGCCTGCCCACAATGTCATCATCAGCTCGGCGCACTTGAGAACATCCCGGTAATCAGTTATCTGGCACTCGGCGGCAAATGCTCGTCCTGCAAGACCCCTATTTCGAAACGCTATCCGATTGTCGAGCTATTAACCGGCATATTGTCAGGCCTCCTGATATGGAAGTTTGGGAGTAGCTGGACGGGACTGGCGACCTTGTTATTCGTTTATTTCCTGGTGGCAATGACGTTTATTGACGCTGATACGCAGTTACTTCCTGATGATTTGACGCTGAGCTTGTTATGGGCCGGACTGTTGATTAATATTAGCGGAACATTTGTGCCTCTGACCGAAGCCGTGATCGGCGCTGCGGCGGGTTATCTGGTCCTGTGGTCGATCTATTGGCTATTTAAACTGACCACTGGCAAAGAAGGCATGGGGTATGGCGACTTTAAATTATTAGCTGCCTTAGGCGCATGGCTGGGCTGGAAAATGTTGCCTGTCGTTATTCTGTTTTCGTCGCTGGTGGGCGCATTGGTGGGAATCGCGTTGATTTTATTCAGTCGGCGGGGTCGCGACAACCCTATTCCGTTTGGCCCGTACCTGGCGGGGGCCGGATTGTTAGCATTGCTATACGGCCGCCCGATTTTAGAAGCCTATTTCGGTTTTGTCATCTAA
- the coaE gene encoding dephospho-CoA kinase (Dephospho-CoA kinase (CoaE) performs the final step in coenzyme A biosynthesis.), with amino-acid sequence MDQPSSTDSKSLDTILPTAFSIGLTGGIGSGKTTVANLFAERGVAVIDVDVIAHQLTAVDGAGIAAIHAAFGSDFIAANGAMDRKKMRELVFSNADAKHRLETILHPLIRSETALAIQQARGLYLILAVPLLVESGNWKQRVTRVLVIDCDEQTQIERVMQRNTMTAAQVQAIMAAQATREQRLQAANDVIINNSSVEALSPQIDKLHAFYLSLVPQ; translated from the coding sequence ATGGACCAACCCTCGTCAACGGATTCAAAGTCACTGGACACAATATTGCCGACGGCGTTTTCAATCGGATTAACCGGTGGTATCGGCAGCGGCAAGACGACTGTTGCGAATTTATTCGCTGAACGCGGCGTTGCGGTCATTGATGTCGATGTGATCGCCCATCAGCTAACGGCAGTCGATGGCGCTGGAATCGCAGCGATCCATGCCGCATTTGGGAGTGACTTCATTGCAGCCAATGGCGCTATGGATCGCAAAAAAATGCGAGAACTGGTCTTTTCGAACGCCGATGCCAAACATCGCCTCGAAACAATCTTGCATCCTCTCATTCGCTCTGAAACTGCGCTGGCGATTCAGCAGGCACGTGGACTGTACCTCATTCTGGCCGTACCGCTGCTGGTGGAGTCAGGGAATTGGAAGCAACGTGTGACGCGCGTACTGGTCATTGATTGTGACGAACAAACCCAGATCGAGCGCGTTATGCAGCGCAACACGATGACCGCTGCGCAAGTGCAGGCCATTATGGCGGCGCAGGCAACAAGGGAGCAACGTTTGCAGGCAGCCAATGATGTCATTATTAACAACTCCAGCGTTGAAGCGCTATCTCCCCAAATCGATAAACTGCACGCTTTCTATCTATCGTTAGTTCCGCAGTGA
- a CDS encoding type II secretion system F family protein: MATAAPNARNTSSARQVKEFVYAWEGRDKKGRLVRGEMRASGETLVNVTLRRQGILVVKLKKKTFRSGKKISEKDVALFTRQLATMMKAGVPLLQSFDIVAKGHANPSVSKLINDIRADVETGTSLNQAFRKFPLYFDPLFCNLVGAGEQAGILEDLLARLATYKEKTLAIKSQIKSALFYPISILVVAFVVTAVIMIWVVPAFKTVFASFGADLPGPTLVVMAISDFFVSNWYFIFGGIFGGLYLLFQSWRRSLKVQRFMDKALLKAPIFGAVIRKATIARWTRTLATMFSAGVPLVESLDSVGGAAGNAVYLDATKKIQSEVSTGTSLTVAMQNSEVFPNMVTQMVSIGEESGALDQMLGKVADFYEAEVDDAVASMSSLMEPLIMVVLGVLIGGLVIAMYLPIFKLGSVV; this comes from the coding sequence ATGGCCACTGCTGCTCCCAATGCGCGCAACACTTCAAGCGCACGCCAGGTTAAAGAATTTGTTTATGCCTGGGAAGGTAGGGACAAAAAAGGCCGTCTGGTACGCGGAGAAATGCGCGCCAGCGGCGAAACGCTGGTTAACGTCACGTTGCGTCGGCAAGGCATTCTGGTCGTCAAACTGAAAAAAAAGACCTTCCGCAGCGGCAAAAAAATCTCAGAGAAAGATGTGGCGTTATTCACGCGTCAATTGGCAACAATGATGAAGGCTGGCGTGCCGTTATTGCAATCCTTTGACATCGTCGCCAAAGGGCATGCGAATCCATCCGTGTCCAAATTGATTAACGACATCCGGGCCGACGTCGAAACTGGCACAAGTCTGAATCAGGCATTTCGGAAATTTCCGCTTTATTTTGATCCCCTATTTTGTAATCTGGTAGGCGCAGGGGAACAAGCCGGTATTCTGGAAGACTTGCTTGCGCGTCTTGCAACCTACAAGGAAAAAACCCTCGCCATCAAAAGCCAGATCAAATCGGCTTTGTTTTATCCTATATCGATTTTGGTCGTCGCGTTTGTTGTCACCGCAGTCATCATGATTTGGGTGGTGCCAGCATTCAAGACCGTATTTGCCAGCTTTGGTGCCGACTTGCCCGGCCCCACTCTCGTTGTGATGGCCATATCGGATTTCTTCGTTTCGAACTGGTACTTTATCTTCGGTGGTATTTTTGGCGGTCTGTATCTTCTGTTCCAATCGTGGCGTCGTTCGTTGAAAGTGCAGCGGTTTATGGACAAAGCACTCTTGAAAGCGCCCATCTTTGGCGCCGTCATAAGAAAAGCCACCATCGCGCGCTGGACTCGTACGCTGGCCACGATGTTTTCGGCCGGTGTGCCGCTGGTGGAGTCGCTCGACTCCGTTGGCGGCGCTGCCGGTAACGCTGTCTATCTCGATGCGACCAAAAAAATTCAAAGTGAAGTCAGTACCGGTACCAGCCTGACGGTAGCCATGCAAAACTCCGAGGTCTTCCCCAATATGGTGACGCAAATGGTTTCAATTGGCGAAGAATCGGGTGCGCTGGATCAAATGCTAGGTAAAGTCGCGGACTTCTATGAAGCTGAGGTTGATGATGCCGTGGCATCGATGTCAAGTTTAATGGAGCCTTTGATTATGGTCGTCCTGGGCGTCTTGATTGGTGGCCTGGTTATCGCCATGTACTTGCCGATCTTTAAACTGGGCTCTGTCGTGTAA
- a CDS encoding Tex family protein — translation MLPSIEQRLALELAAKPAQVAAAVALLDEGATVPFIARYRKEATGGLDDIQLRLLEERLRYLRELEARRSAILSSIEEQGKMTPALLSAISLAEDKTRLEDLYLPYKLKRRTKAQIAAEAGLTELADALLNNPELVPEEEAVKYFKPAFSTDNGDNPGIADTKAALDGARQILMERFSEDASLLQALREYLTEHGVVESKVVEGKQDAGEKFADYFDYSETIGTIPSHRALALFRGRREEMLHVVLRLDTEEEKPKWDAPHNPCEGRIAARFGISNKNRPADKWLSDTVRWAWRVKVYMHLETELMTNLREKAEVEAIHVFALNLKALLLAAPAGPRATMGLDPGLRTGVKVAIVDATGKVVGTSTIYPHQPRNDWEGSLHTLSQLAEKHNVSLISIGNGTASRETDRLAQDLIKLRPELKLTKIVVSEAGASVYSASEFASRELPDMDVSIRGAVSIARRLQDPLAELVKIDPKSIGVGQYQHDVGQTQLARSLDAVVEDCVNAVGVDVNTASAPLLARVSGLNSSVAQSIVTYRDMKGMFTSRAGLREVPRLGDKTFEQAAGFLRVMNGSNPLDASAVHPESYPLVEKILADIKKDVKGVIGDDKLLKSLNPAKYADEKFGVPTITDILKELEKPGRDPRPEFTTATFKDGVEEMRDLRPDMILEGVVTNVAAFGAFVDIGVHQDGLVHISALSNTFVKDPHSVVKAGQVVKVKVLEIDEKRKRIALTMRLEDSAPVPGSKPEQRGDRNDAKRLSQHQRQQPAPLVQSGNSAMAAAFAKLKG, via the coding sequence CTCGCCGCTAAACCGGCTCAAGTAGCTGCTGCTGTCGCCCTGCTGGACGAAGGCGCGACCGTGCCATTTATCGCCCGGTACAGGAAAGAAGCCACCGGCGGCCTCGACGATATTCAGTTACGCCTGCTAGAGGAGCGTCTGCGCTATCTGCGCGAGCTTGAAGCCCGCCGGTCCGCTATCCTGAGTTCAATTGAGGAACAGGGCAAGATGACACCGGCGTTGTTGAGCGCAATCTCTTTAGCCGAAGATAAAACCCGTCTGGAAGATTTGTATTTGCCATACAAGTTAAAGCGCCGCACCAAGGCTCAGATTGCGGCAGAAGCCGGATTGACCGAACTCGCCGACGCCTTGCTGAACAATCCGGAATTGGTCCCTGAAGAGGAAGCGGTGAAATATTTCAAACCCGCTTTCAGCACAGACAATGGCGACAATCCTGGCATCGCTGATACCAAAGCGGCGCTCGACGGTGCCCGTCAGATTCTGATGGAACGGTTCTCTGAAGATGCATCATTGCTGCAAGCCTTGCGCGAATACCTGACCGAACACGGTGTGGTCGAATCAAAGGTCGTTGAGGGTAAGCAGGACGCTGGCGAAAAATTTGCAGATTATTTCGACTACTCTGAAACTATCGGCACTATTCCGTCACACCGCGCCCTGGCACTGTTCCGCGGACGCCGCGAAGAAATGCTGCACGTCGTTTTGCGACTAGATACTGAGGAAGAAAAGCCTAAATGGGATGCACCGCACAATCCATGCGAAGGCCGTATCGCAGCACGCTTCGGTATCAGCAATAAAAACCGCCCCGCCGACAAATGGTTGTCCGATACGGTCCGCTGGGCCTGGCGCGTTAAGGTTTATATGCATCTGGAAACAGAGTTGATGACCAACCTCCGGGAAAAAGCAGAAGTCGAAGCCATCCACGTTTTCGCTCTGAACTTAAAAGCGCTCTTATTAGCCGCACCGGCAGGACCTCGCGCCACCATGGGCCTGGACCCCGGCTTACGCACTGGCGTCAAAGTCGCCATCGTCGATGCCACTGGCAAAGTAGTCGGAACCAGCACCATCTATCCCCATCAACCGCGTAATGACTGGGAAGGCTCGCTGCACACCTTGTCCCAACTGGCGGAAAAACATAACGTTTCCCTGATTTCGATCGGAAATGGGACCGCATCGCGTGAAACCGACAGACTGGCGCAGGACTTGATCAAACTGCGCCCGGAATTAAAATTGACCAAAATTGTTGTTTCAGAAGCGGGGGCATCAGTCTATTCAGCGTCCGAATTTGCCTCGCGTGAACTACCAGACATGGATGTATCGATACGCGGTGCCGTGTCAATTGCCCGGCGTCTGCAAGACCCGCTGGCCGAGTTGGTAAAAATAGATCCAAAATCAATCGGCGTAGGCCAATATCAGCATGATGTCGGTCAAACCCAATTGGCACGCTCGCTGGATGCCGTCGTCGAGGATTGCGTGAATGCGGTTGGGGTGGACGTCAATACGGCATCGGCACCCTTGCTGGCCCGGGTCTCCGGTCTCAATTCCAGCGTTGCGCAAAGTATCGTGACGTATCGCGACATGAAAGGGATGTTCACCTCTCGCGCCGGACTGCGCGAGGTTCCCCGGCTCGGCGACAAGACATTTGAACAGGCTGCAGGGTTCTTGCGCGTGATGAACGGCAGTAATCCACTTGACGCGTCTGCGGTGCATCCTGAGTCGTATCCTCTGGTTGAGAAAATTCTGGCGGATATCAAAAAAGATGTAAAAGGCGTCATTGGCGACGATAAGTTGTTGAAATCGCTGAATCCTGCCAAGTATGCCGACGAAAAATTCGGCGTGCCCACCATTACCGACATCCTGAAAGAGCTGGAAAAACCAGGCCGTGATCCTCGTCCTGAATTTACGACAGCAACCTTCAAAGACGGTGTGGAAGAAATGCGCGATCTGCGTCCGGACATGATATTGGAGGGCGTGGTCACCAACGTGGCAGCGTTCGGCGCGTTTGTCGATATTGGGGTGCATCAGGACGGTTTAGTCCATATTTCAGCGCTATCCAATACCTTTGTGAAAGATCCCCACAGCGTCGTGAAAGCTGGCCAGGTGGTGAAAGTTAAAGTCCTGGAGATCGACGAAAAACGTAAACGGATCGCCCTGACCATGCGTTTGGAGGACAGCGCCCCGGTACCGGGTAGCAAACCAGAGCAACGCGGCGACCGAAATGATGCCAAACGTCTTTCCCAGCATCAACGCCAACAACCCGCACCGCTGGTTCAGTCGGGCAACAGCGCGATGGCAGCGGCTTTCGCCAAGTTGAAGGGCTGA
- the ispB gene encoding octaprenyl diphosphate synthase has protein sequence MNPILIDMEAVNAVIRDKLHSEVPLVNQIAEYIISAGGKRLRPVLVLLIARAFGYQGDKHHELAAVIEFIHTATLLHDDVVDESSLRRGRKTANALFGNAASVLVGDFLYSRAFQMMVDVGNPRVMQIVADATNVIAEGEVLQLLNMHNPDVSEEHYLQVIRSKTAKLFEAAAQIGALIAGATDSEIDAVGEYGRSLGTAFQLIDDVLDYSGNAADIGKNVGDDLREGKPTLPLIYLMQHGNSEQRALVRSCIENGDEQHFDAILSAITHSGALDYTRDEAKKSAQTATAAISLLPDSEYKNSLLQLALFAVDRNH, from the coding sequence ATGAACCCGATCCTGATCGATATGGAGGCGGTGAATGCGGTCATTCGTGACAAATTGCATTCCGAAGTTCCCCTCGTCAATCAGATTGCCGAATATATCATCAGCGCGGGCGGCAAACGCCTGCGGCCGGTGCTGGTACTGTTGATCGCGCGCGCATTTGGTTATCAGGGAGATAAGCATCACGAACTCGCGGCGGTGATCGAATTCATCCACACTGCGACTCTGTTACATGACGACGTGGTCGATGAGTCGTCACTGCGTCGCGGTCGCAAGACAGCGAATGCGCTGTTCGGTAATGCTGCTTCGGTGCTCGTGGGCGACTTTTTGTATTCACGCGCGTTTCAAATGATGGTTGATGTCGGTAATCCCCGCGTCATGCAAATCGTCGCTGACGCCACCAATGTCATCGCTGAGGGCGAAGTGCTGCAATTGCTGAATATGCACAACCCGGATGTGAGCGAAGAACACTATCTGCAAGTCATTCGGTCTAAAACTGCCAAGTTATTCGAAGCGGCAGCGCAAATCGGCGCGCTGATTGCCGGCGCAACCGATAGCGAGATTGACGCTGTGGGCGAATATGGACGCTCACTGGGCACTGCTTTCCAACTCATCGACGATGTCCTGGATTACTCCGGCAATGCGGCCGACATTGGAAAAAATGTCGGAGATGATCTGCGCGAAGGCAAGCCAACGCTTCCGCTGATCTATCTGATGCAACACGGGAACAGTGAGCAACGCGCCCTGGTCCGTAGTTGCATTGAAAATGGCGACGAGCAACATTTTGATGCTATTCTGTCAGCAATCACGCACTCGGGAGCGCTGGATTACACCAGAGATGAAGCGAAGAAATCGGCGCAAACCGCCACCGCTGCGATCTCTCTGCTGCCGGATAGCGAATATAAAAATTCGTTGCTACAACTGGCGTTATTTGCCGTGGACCGAAATCATTGA
- a CDS encoding Gfo/Idh/MocA family protein, with amino-acid sequence MIKQRFKVGIVGLQPGRSWGAMAHVPAIRALSDDFEIVGVANTSHASAQAAAAACAIPHAFTSVAELVGSPEVDIVVVTVKVPHHFEIVAAAIQTGKQVYCEWPLGNGLAEAQEMTRLAHEKGVLGVVGTQAQFAPEIAYLSKLIADGFVGKVLSSTLIGSGMTWGPKVEARNAYLLDRDNGATMLTIPFGHTLAAVRTVLGDVVELSARLANRRTSACIIETGETMPMTSHDQVLVDCLLDSGVPLSVHYRGGMPCGIGLLWEINGTEGDLQVHGENGHAQMVRLSIHGARHEDKILCPLAVPNSYYAGWPQDTYPGNVARVYARMAADLRNGTRTAPTFDDAVVLHQLIAAVETAASTGGRVSP; translated from the coding sequence ATGATCAAGCAGCGCTTCAAGGTTGGCATCGTGGGCTTACAGCCAGGAAGAAGTTGGGGTGCCATGGCGCATGTGCCCGCTATTCGGGCTTTATCGGACGATTTTGAAATCGTCGGAGTTGCCAACACCAGCCACGCCAGCGCCCAGGCGGCCGCTGCGGCTTGCGCGATTCCCCATGCCTTCACGAGCGTGGCGGAACTGGTCGGCTCGCCAGAGGTTGATATTGTCGTTGTTACGGTGAAGGTACCGCATCATTTCGAGATCGTAGCCGCGGCTATTCAGACAGGAAAACAGGTTTATTGCGAATGGCCGCTGGGCAACGGCCTTGCCGAAGCACAGGAAATGACGCGCCTGGCGCATGAAAAAGGTGTCTTGGGCGTAGTCGGAACACAGGCGCAGTTTGCGCCCGAGATTGCGTATCTTTCCAAGTTGATTGCTGACGGCTTCGTCGGGAAGGTGCTATCGAGCACCCTGATCGGCAGCGGCATGACCTGGGGTCCAAAGGTAGAAGCACGGAACGCGTACCTGCTGGATCGCGACAACGGTGCCACCATGCTGACAATTCCTTTCGGACATACCTTGGCTGCGGTGCGCACCGTTCTGGGCGACGTAGTCGAATTGTCCGCTCGGCTCGCCAATCGGCGCACTAGTGCCTGCATTATCGAGACCGGCGAGACTATGCCGATGACTTCACACGATCAGGTGCTCGTAGATTGCCTGCTTGATAGTGGCGTGCCACTCTCCGTTCACTACCGCGGCGGTATGCCGTGCGGCATCGGATTGCTGTGGGAAATCAATGGCACTGAAGGCGACCTGCAGGTGCATGGGGAGAACGGGCATGCGCAGATGGTGCGCTTGTCCATCCATGGTGCACGCCATGAGGACAAGATATTGTGCCCGCTTGCGGTACCGAACTCGTATTATGCGGGCTGGCCGCAAGACACCTACCCCGGTAACGTAGCACGCGTATATGCGAGGATGGCAGCAGATTTGCGCAACGGCACGCGCACGGCGCCCACCTTTGATGACGCAGTTGTTCTGCATCAGCTCATCGCGGCGGTGGAGACTGCTGCGAGTACCGGGGGCCGCGTCTCGCCCTAG